One Nicotiana tabacum cultivar K326 chromosome 23, ASM71507v2, whole genome shotgun sequence genomic window, gatattatggcgggaatctcggcacgtatcaataaggaaccgacaatcagcaaatcaaatgatttttaccttttatagaattgtacctaaagtaggactcatctactatataaaggggggactGATAATTCATTGAACACATTGTAATACGCATCCCAAagcaatattttattattattatttaatctcTTGTTCTTCTGTATCCTGACACCGATCGAAGCGCACCTGGCTCGAGGGTGATTGACCTTCTAAAGCTAAGACTGTTcaatttgtgtggtttgcatttacttttcccttatttatttcaattgcaatctgaTTTATCATttttgtgtcaagttaatccacgtatacttaaaaccacttacaaattcaattgttattcgattttgagggtaaacagtatgatttaaattttttaaaatgactGACCGACCCAGACTATTAACACCCTACGCCAAAGGGATGTAGATAGATTGGTAAGTCCACAAGAACACTAATTTTCGTATTGCTTCAATAACATCACTTTGGTTACTAAAACGGATTATCTTGGTTCGAAATTAATCTAATACTTTAATAATGCAATAGTCAAGAAAATTGCATAATTATTAAGAGAACAAAGTGTTTTCAAGAAAAGAGCAAATCTCTTTCTAGAGACAATACTTGTATTTAATTTGAATCCAGCGGCCAGAAATTTCTTTGACGAAACCCGTGTTTTGATAAATtatactccttccgtttcaatttagatgaggtagtttaaCTCGGCACagagttttaaaaaaaaggacttttaaaacttgtggtcttaaaagcttaaggggtaaaagctttatggggccatgacatttgtgtggttataaaagcttctcattaagggtaaaatgggtaaaattaagagtttaaagttgaattatttccaaatttagaaatgtgtcatttattttggaacagactaaaaaggaaagtaactcatctaatttgaaatggATGGAGTATCGTTTAATTTGTCATCGTTTCATAATGTCAGATACTAACAATTTGAAGAATAAACAAgcaatattacaaaaaaaaaaaataataagatacgAGGTagaattatcatataaaaatttaGGATAAAAGATAAACTATgattaattaataacaaggaaagacaaaatgagagaaaagaacaaggtaacgacgcgaccatGCTAAATCGCTCATTATATAAAGTTGCACTTTTATCGTTACATAACTACGaatttaacaatacgatacaataaaatttaaataacaacTAAAATAAATATGGGATTTAAAGTAAGTATGTGATACAATACAATAGGGGACAACCATCCCAACAAGCTGTTAAGGTTCTGCAGAAAAGAGGATTGAATTATATGATTTGAACCCTTTATATTTTCAAATCAAGAACCAAATAAAATGATCATTTTAGACTAACATTCTAGTTTTTGCTATTCGATATTGAGGATATCTGATTGAAAGAAAATCGTAAAGATTATCTAGTCATCTCGTTAACCGAACAAATGGTTCTTTGTTTTGTATTTGgatactcaaaaagaaaaatgtgtGCATGAACAATAGGGAGACTTGTATGGTCATTTATCACGACAAGATTGTCTCCTCTAACATTAGAGAAGTCATCAGTAAAAAATAAGTTATACACCATCAAAAGTGATCAATACGATTATAAAATTCGTATTAGCCATATGCATGAAATAAGATTTAACAATAAGAAGGTCGTGTTATCTGCATAATCAACTTCAATCTTATTTTAACTTCACCAAGTAAATTAAAGGAAATCTTTTGGGAGCTGGGTTTAATGTCATTTGAAAAAGCAAGAAAAGGTCTTTTGAGATTGTTGTGACATGGtctagaaaattattttcttgggAATATTTAAATCTCTGGTAAATGGTTCTTTTTTAAAGCTTTTGCAGGTGCAAAAAAAacattgatttttatattttttttatttttttttgtggaGAGGGATTGTCGGAGAAAAAGCGAAGAAATTCTGGAAGAAGTTGAAGGGAAGAAAACAATGATAACAAGATAAAGAACTTAGCAGCTTGAAGATTACAGGACGATTTCTTTTTCTCAGGCTgtaaaatttttaatatttttgttgaAGACTAATGATCCACATCGTTCATATTTTTAGTGATACGTGGCTAATATCAAGTGTGGTATTAAACTTTACTACACCAAAAGTTACTGGACCAAATCTCACACCGTCAATGATTTGGGTCCATCGATTATTTTTGTATCatactaattttttttattattctattatgtatgaTTAAAATTAGATCTTCTGAAACCATTCTaattatttcaatttttttttatatcagTTTTGGTTCAACTAATTTTtggtaatttatttttaaaatgtcaCAAAAGAGTCGCATTATTGTGTATCAGCTAATTTATTCTGGGTTGTGTTTTAAAATTGATATGAGAAAATGAAATGGAGAGCTACGTGAGTTATAATTGCTAACAATGAAATTGATGGATTGTGACCTTTTTGACATCCAAGTCCCCATATTACGTTCATTttgaaaaaagtgaaattttatTTTCGTCCAAACAAAGTAAACATTCTTTTGTACATATTTAACTGGATATAGAATtacccaaaaaaaatatttaactggatatagaaatataaaaaatgagtAGCAACGATTGAGCAGTTAATTTAAAATACAAGACAGTGCAACTTAATTTTTAGCTAGCGGGCTAGTTTTTGTTATTTCATTAAGCAATCCAATCGTTGGTcattaaaaatatacaaaagaaaaGATACAAATGAAAAATATTCTAATAACAGTATACGATCTATTTCGaccaaaaatgtcaaattccaaagaagaaaagaactaaaaaataataatctaATGATTTCAAAATAGCTTTCCATCTAAGATAAATCTATTATTTTGCTGGTGGACAGAGTTACCTGATACATGTTGCTGGTGGAAGGTGGATTTGCATACCGATAAGGTGAATTACGTGGATTTGCTTGTGCATAAAGACCATCAAAAGAGTtttgttttgtgatttttcacatacgtttcattttattttttattttatatcggGTGTCTAGTACTTACTTTAATGTCCTACTGATTTGGATTCGCGTTGAGAAAGTCTTACGCTGGGGTAAATCACTTCCTACTAAAGGTGACTTCATACGGCTCGAATCCGATATGCTCTTTGTTAAGGATGGGGAGACTTTGCACTATGGTGGTAAGTTTTATATTAAGGAATGAACGTACTGATGAAAATTCAATTTGATTTATATTATAGAAAAAAGAGGATTTTCTCATTTTGTTTCTCCTCCAGTCCATTTGTTGTCCCATCCAATTGAATGTCTTGCCATTTGTAAGAGATGAAAGCAAGGGGTAACTGACATATAACATGACAATTTATTTTACGTCTACTTCTCAACCACTTTGATATAACCTATGACCAATTGATAGTTATTACTATATAGAGACAgataaaaagaaataagagaacataggaaaaagagaagaagaaaaagaaatcactAGAGGGAGATGAAAGAAGAGAAGGGGAAGGGAAGAGTATGTGTAACAGGAGGAAGTGGTTATCTAGGATCATGGATGGTTATGAGGCTTCTTCAACTTGGTTATTCTGTTAACACCACTGTTAGGTCTCACCCAGGTGAttttttatgagtttaaattatatacattattgtaaaaaacaaaaaaaattacgcCATTAGATCATCTAAATAATATTTGCAGGTAAGTCCCCTTGTggaattttttgttttgaaaaataaaacgtgTTACCTAGTGGGTAAAAGTGACCAACAATCCTTGGGTTTGCTTCCTCACTTGTTCTCTATGTGAATATGTAGATTAGTTTTTCAGTCTTTAATCGAACAGTTTTTAGGCCATCTGCCATATCTGTTTTGCCATGGTCTTGTACCTTTTTTGTTTGCAGAAACAATTCTTGTAAAATCAGATAAATGTCTAATAAAATTCAGCCGGGTCTTTAACTAAAAAAGATCTAATTGAATATGACAACTAATCCATAAATCAAATACTGGAATTTAGGGGTGGCAAAACTAACACAAACTTATTTGACCCGCCTAACCCGCCCAAGTTTTAATGAGTTTGGGCTAGAACGATTTTGAAACTGGGTTGTTTTGGGCTAACTCAAGTTCACCCATCAAAAATCATCAGTCCAAATGGACTCATAATAATGCCCAACATTGACCCATGTAAATACTCAATCTTAGAGTTCTACCTTGACCCATGttactgaaaaatatttttaagtttttttccatgtttggttggtttaaatgtttgaaaaatattttctttatgaaTTCGTTTTTAtctaattggaggaaaatattttttaatttttccatgattggttggtttaaatgtttgaaaaatattttttttatgaattagtTTTTCTCCAATTGGGAAAAATTATTTTCCGTATCAAgagaaggaaaacattttccaaaactcttcttCATCTTAGTATTATAAGATGAAGAActatcaaataaaattctaaatccaaattgaggaaagaaatcaTTTGGCATGAATTGACATTTATTCCAAAACATAAGATAATGTTTTACATATGCTTGTTTAAAAGTTGAGAATATTGCAaatatttgggtcaatttgggcAGGTTGGGTTATAATTAATTGTTTAGCCCATTTTAACCCAAGTGAACTTTGGGCAGGGTTGTGCAATGACTCATTTAATGAGTCAGCCCATCTTGACCAGTCCAAATACAACCCAAACAACCCATTTGTCACTCGTATGCAGGATGAAGATTTATTCTTAGAAAATCCCCTGTTAACTTCTTATTCATTTAATTGTTTTATGTGATTGTAAGTTGAAGTTATATTAGTTAGTCTTTTATTTGATTATGAAATACATTCAAGTTTATGAAGATAGAAAATTTTGAATCCACTGACTCTAGATTGCAAGAGGGATGTGAGCTACCTCACAAATCTTCCAGGTGCACCAGAAAGGCTGCGTATTTTTAAAGCTGATCTAGACAAACCAGAGAGTTTCAATCCAGCGATTGAAGGCTGCATTGGTGTTTTTCATGCTGCACATCAAATTGATTTTGAGAACAAAGAAAGCGAAGAAACAATAACACAACAATCGATTAATGGGACTTTAGGTATTTTACAGGCGTGTCTGAATTCAAAGACAGTTAAACGTGTCGTGTATACTTCTAGTGCAGCTACGGTTATGGTTGATAGTCCAAGTATAATAGATGAAAACTCATGGACTAACGTGGATCTTGTAAGAACCTTAAAGCCTTTCGGAGGTTCTTACGCGATTAGCAAGACCTTAACGGAAAAGGCAGCTCTGGAATTTGCAGAAAAAAATGGAATTGACTTTGTGACTGTAATCCCTACCTGGATACATGGCCCCTTTATTACTCCTCAAATTCCTGGCTCTGTTCGCTCATCTATGGAAATGATTCTTGGTATGTCTTAAATTATATTATCATTGATTCTCGTTTGCCTAAGGTATGTTTTAATTAATAGTAGTTGAAATTTTTGCAGGTCATCAAAATAATAGCATGAATTATCCTGCACTAGTACCTTTTGTACATGTTGATGATGTGACAAATGCTCACATCTTCCTTCTTGACAATCCTAACGCGAAAGGGAGGTATATCTGCTCAGCTGTTGAAATAACACGTGAAAAGCTAGCTGAATTTCTTACAACTAGATACCCTGAATTTCAAAAACAAATTACTGAGTAAGTATAGATTCTTCATTCTTGCCTTAACTTCGATTTTTTGCTTGTTTTAAGTTTTCCCGCTTGGATAAGGAGAGGAAAGAAGAAAgtgaaatattaaataattaactTTCTCAAAAGTGACTGTCGAAACAAAATATACTCTGAAAAGGATTTAGATATGACCTGCGCTACCTATTTTAAATAGAATTTTTTCTTCATTTGATTAGCCAAAGAACATGTGATATTGCTCTCATAAGCTAAGCAATGCATATTTTAATTGCTTATATTAATATCTAGGCACAAGTCAAATCAAAAAGTTTAATTTGAGACAATGAAAGAAACTAATTGAAGCATTGCAGGTACCGAGGGACAAGCAGTGAAGAGCTTAAAACACCTAGCCTTTCACCAAAAAAGCTTTTGGAGACTGGATTCAAGTACAAGTATGGTCTTGAGGAAATGTTTGATGGAGCAATTGAGTGTTGTAAACAAAGAGGCATACTCTAATCCCTTTGTTTCCATGTACTTATTCACCCGAATAATTGGAATCTTACATTTTATTGCTCTTACATATTTCGGTGGTTCAAATGAATGGACAGAAGTCCAGCAAATGTATTTGCATGGATAGAGCCTAAAAGAGTCCTCCTGTGTAGAAGTTTTAATATTTGTATCCAATATAACATGCTCTAAATGATATTGGAGATCAGAATGCTTACCTTAGACCAATATATAGTTCCTTAGCTGAACTGAAATTCCCTCAAACCTGTGAGTATTTTCGCTCAGAATTAGAATAGAAAGTTTGAAATCTCGCAAAACTGATCTTTTATACACCGGGGTATTTCGCGATATCGGAAGCCACATCGCCATTTCCAAAATAAATGGACTAGGCTATCTTCGTGCAAGTGCGGACACCATTTTGCGTTTGACCCTTCTGCTATCATCGTCCTTCCGCAAAGTAAATTAGGTGGGATGGCCAGTTTTCAAGCGTTTAGTCACTGTTTCAAATGTAATTAGAAAGTAGCCACTTTTTAATGTGAAAATAAAATTTGGACAAAATCCCACGAGCTAAAACACAGAAAACTCCAAGAACAATTCAGGAAGCTCAAAACCTTTATGAGTTCAAACTTCAGGAACGATTTATAGAGTTTAAACTTTGACAATCTAAGTGTGAAAATTTGCTAGAGTTTCAAACTCCATGAACGATTCATGAAGCTCAAACTTTCAGAATGATTTATGGAGTTCAAACTTTCACAGTACAAGTGTGAGAATTTAATGGAGTTTCAAATTCCATGAATGATTCATAGAATTCAAACCTTTGTCACTTCAAACTCCAGGAACATTCATGGAATTCAAACTTCACAGCATTCTAAGACAGACCAATCTAGTTGTGGCATTTCATCAAACAACTCTCTAGCATAACTCAAAATTACGACTTGAAACAAAAAAGAATAATTCAACTACCAAATGAAAGTAAATCTAAAAATTAGAGATGGTAACCTAAAGTCCAATACCAGCTGCAACAGTGATTAATGTGATCACTTGACAACAGTTGGGGTTCCCACTGCTTTGAGGCTTTGAGTGCTGAGATGGTGTCACGAAGACGCTTTGGCTTCGTTTCAACGATTAATGGATAGAGAATTCAATAGTTATACTTACATTCAAAATTCCACGTTTTATGCACTCACGAAGGAAGGGCAGCAAATTTACCTACAAATCAATGTGTATAATGGTTGAAGCTTGGAGAGAGTGATGTGTTCATTCCAAACTTCTGAAGATGAAAATTTGAATCCATTGACTCTAGATCGCAAGAGGGATTTGAGTTACCTCACAAATCTTCCAGGTGCACAAGCGTTTCAACCCAGCGATTGAAGGCTGCATTGGGGTGATTCATGCTGCACATCAAATTGATTTTGAGAACAAACAAAGTGAATATCTAGGTGCAAGTTAAATTAAAAAGGTTTAATTTGAGAAAATGGAAGGAGATAAATTGATTTTACTTACATTTATTTGCAGGTACACAGGGGCATGTAGTGAAGAATTCGATGGAGCAATTGAATGTTGCAAAAAAAGAGGCACTTGCTCTTCCCTTTATTGTTCTTCCATTATTCTGTTTTCATAAGGGATGTTAAGCCGTGCTGTGCGATTGGGGAAACATTCCATATAATGATTGGAACCAGACATTTCAGTGCTCTTATATTTTATAACTGCAAATGCATTTGCTTGGACAGAGGTGTAGTAGCTTCTTTTGTTTTCTTATATAATAAAAAGTCTAATATAGTGGGGGATTGATAAAAGGCAACCAAGTGACTCACAGTGAGAATTAAATCCACACTTAATATTTGGAGACCGATAATTGATGGTAGAGGACTTAAATTTCAAGACACAAACCATCAAATTCCTTATTTGGCATATCAAAAGATCCCGGGTTGCAGAC contains:
- the LOC107796033 gene encoding vestitone reductase-like (The RefSeq protein has 2 substitutions compared to this genomic sequence); translated protein: MKEEKGKGRVCVTGGSGYLGSWMVMRLLQLGYSVNTTVRSHPDCKRDVSYLTNLPGAPERLRIFKADLDKPESFNPAIEGCIGVFHAAHQIDFENKESEETITQQSINGTLGILQACLNSKTVKRVVYTSSAATVMVDSPSIIDENSWTNVDLVRTLKPFGGSYAISKTLTEKAALEFAEKNGIDFVTVIPTWIHGPFITPQIPGSVRSSMEMILGHQNNSMNYPALVPFVHVDDVTNAHIFLLDNPNAKGRYMCSAVEITREKLAEFVTTRYPEFQKQITEYRGTSSEELKTPSLSPKKLLETGFKYKYGLEEMFDGAIECCKQRGIL